A stretch of the Bordetella genomosp. 8 genome encodes the following:
- a CDS encoding LysR substrate-binding domain-containing protein, protein MLDLNDFYFFVQVVDRGGFTAAGRTLRMPKSTLSHRIQQLEGELGVRLLNRTSRRFGVTDAGEDFYRHAVAMLREAELAEYTIRNRLAEPTGTVRCTAGVATMQFALSDLIADFLAQHPKVDIVAHAADRPVDIVGENYDVAVRAHSDPLPDSNLVQRTLAPAPWFLFAGSGYIAEHGAPRTPRDLQGHPSLFMMRTGVAPAWRLRHASKAGEEIVMPLTPRLLSDDMVGLQQAAIKGLGVVALPSYICRAAVRAGTLQRVLPEWIAGDSTLTALIPYRKGLLPSVRAFLDHLVAEFPKTVLL, encoded by the coding sequence GTGCTGGATTTGAACGACTTCTATTTTTTCGTGCAGGTCGTGGATCGCGGGGGCTTCACCGCCGCCGGCCGCACGTTGCGGATGCCCAAATCCACGCTCAGCCATCGCATCCAGCAGTTGGAAGGCGAGCTGGGCGTCAGGCTGTTGAACCGTACGTCGCGCCGCTTCGGCGTGACCGACGCGGGGGAAGATTTCTACCGCCACGCCGTGGCGATGCTGCGCGAGGCCGAACTGGCCGAGTACACCATCCGCAACCGCCTCGCGGAACCCACCGGCACCGTGCGCTGCACGGCGGGCGTGGCGACCATGCAGTTCGCCCTGTCCGACCTGATCGCCGACTTCCTGGCGCAGCATCCCAAGGTGGATATCGTCGCGCACGCGGCGGATCGCCCCGTCGACATCGTCGGCGAAAACTACGATGTCGCCGTGCGCGCGCATTCCGATCCGCTGCCGGATTCCAACCTGGTGCAAAGGACGCTGGCGCCCGCGCCCTGGTTCCTGTTCGCCGGGTCCGGCTATATCGCCGAGCATGGCGCGCCGCGCACGCCGCGCGACCTGCAAGGCCATCCGTCGCTGTTCATGATGCGTACCGGCGTGGCGCCCGCGTGGCGCCTGCGGCACGCCAGCAAGGCGGGCGAGGAGATCGTCATGCCCCTGACGCCACGCCTGCTCAGCGACGACATGGTCGGCCTGCAGCAGGCGGCCATCAAGGGCCTGGGCGTGGTGGCCTTGCCCAGCTACATCTGCCGCGCCGCCGTGCGCGCGGGCACGCTGCAACGCGTACTGCCGGAATGGATCGCCGGCGACTCCACGCTCACCGCGCTGATTCCCTACAGGAAAGGCCTGCTGCCTTCGGTGCGGGCCTTCCTGGACCATCTGGTGGCGGAGTTCCCCAAGACCGTGCTGCTGTAG
- a CDS encoding pirin family protein has translation MRDTSTTSTTGMASERLGAVVRGMPHRIGTGFSAYHFSEEMFGGRMDPLLMVDHFVMTAPTFEPHLHAGLSAVTALFEDSRGSFLNRDTLGRNIALGGGDLYWLAAASGAVHEERPADGARVHALQIFVNLPARLKAAPPRALHVQARSVPVLQGPGHRVRVVLGRSGDAAGADGTPEEMTLLDGFLSPGGGYTHTLLEGRQAWVYAVSGAVAVHCHGETRMLDAGSATTVAAGALADVTVASREAAHFVLLAGVPIRERFYKYGPLVMSSAAEVRRTLERYAEGGYGQIPADVPAEMSAGVPAETRAKTTATSTATSAATAESEG, from the coding sequence ATGCGTGACACATCCACTACATCGACCACCGGCATGGCGAGCGAACGGCTGGGCGCCGTCGTCCGCGGCATGCCGCACCGGATAGGCACGGGTTTCAGCGCCTATCATTTCTCCGAGGAAATGTTCGGCGGCCGTATGGATCCGCTGTTGATGGTCGATCACTTCGTGATGACCGCACCCACTTTCGAGCCGCATCTGCATGCCGGGCTGTCGGCGGTCACGGCCTTGTTCGAGGATAGCCGCGGCAGCTTCCTGAACCGCGACACGCTGGGCCGGAACATTGCCCTGGGCGGCGGCGACCTGTACTGGCTGGCGGCGGCCAGCGGCGCGGTGCATGAAGAGCGTCCGGCGGACGGTGCCCGCGTGCATGCCCTGCAGATTTTCGTCAACCTGCCCGCCCGCCTGAAGGCCGCGCCGCCCCGCGCGCTGCACGTGCAGGCGCGGTCCGTGCCGGTACTGCAAGGCCCGGGCCATCGCGTCCGCGTCGTGCTGGGCCGCAGCGGCGACGCGGCGGGCGCGGATGGCACGCCTGAGGAAATGACCTTGCTCGACGGCTTCCTGTCGCCGGGAGGCGGCTACACGCATACCCTGCTGGAGGGGCGGCAGGCCTGGGTCTATGCGGTGTCCGGCGCGGTCGCGGTGCACTGCCATGGCGAGACGCGCATGCTGGATGCGGGCAGCGCGACCACGGTCGCCGCCGGCGCGCTGGCCGACGTCACGGTCGCGTCCAGGGAGGCGGCGCATTTCGTCCTCCTGGCCGGCGTCCCCATACGCGAGCGCTTCTACAAGTACGGACCGCTGGTGATGAGCTCCGCCGCGGAGGTGCGTCGCACGCTGGAGCGCTATGCGGAAGGCGGCTACGGCCAGATACCGGCGGACGTCCCGGCCGAAATGTCGGCCGGCGTACCGGCCGAGACTCGGGCGAAAACAACGGCCACATCGACGGCGACATCGGCGGCTACCGCGGAATCGGAGGGCTAG
- a CDS encoding isochorismatase family protein produces the protein MTHRAYEPLTADNAALILVDHQVGLMTGVRDYSTGELKHNVVALAKAAKALGLPIVVTTTARDSMWGPTFPELVAALPGVEIINRSTVNAYDDERVARAIEATGRRKLIFAGISLEVCAAFPAMTAVARGLDAYVAVDASGTFSVTKHQVGLLRMQQAGVIVSDYATLMVEILKDNGRPEAGAVYAALDMPWATLVGQVAQAYAR, from the coding sequence ATGACCCACCGCGCCTACGAACCGCTGACCGCCGACAACGCCGCCCTGATCCTGGTCGACCACCAGGTCGGCCTGATGACCGGCGTGCGCGACTACTCCACCGGCGAGCTGAAGCACAACGTCGTCGCGCTGGCCAAGGCCGCCAAGGCGCTGGGCCTGCCCATCGTCGTGACCACCACCGCGCGCGACAGCATGTGGGGCCCGACCTTTCCGGAGCTGGTAGCGGCCTTGCCCGGCGTGGAGATCATCAACCGCTCCACGGTCAATGCCTACGACGACGAACGCGTGGCGCGCGCCATCGAGGCGACCGGCCGCAGGAAACTGATCTTCGCCGGCATATCGCTGGAGGTCTGCGCGGCATTCCCGGCCATGACGGCCGTTGCGCGAGGCCTGGATGCCTACGTCGCCGTGGACGCGTCGGGCACCTTCAGCGTAACCAAGCACCAGGTCGGCCTGCTGCGCATGCAGCAGGCGGGCGTCATCGTGTCGGACTACGCGACCTTGATGGTGGAAATCCTCAAGGACAACGGGCGGCCCGAGGCCGGCGCGGTATACGCCGCGCTCGATATGCCATGGGCCACGCTGGTCGGCCAGGTCGCGCAGGCCTACGCCAGGTAA
- a CDS encoding alpha/beta hydrolase fold domain-containing protein yields the protein MAHAHTGQPKNRTVIVPITPEEISREAALRERFARFWAETKGAPRDVYDVFIAATPMASGAACEAVEEETVHGWWIRPLDGAAPPVGQGSAILYIHGGGYVQGSAKAYRGFVSQLVALTGIPALAIDYPLAPEATLPAATSAALAAWDWLVARGCERIAIVGDSAGGGLTLSTLIQLAAGTGQAHRDVAGHDHKARREPRPVAGVVFSPWTDLAFTGASMRDPAVQDPLIGFDYLRDCARKYLGDAQPRDPLASPLHGDLRGLPPLLIQVGTDERLLDDSRQFAERAAAAGARVELEIWQGMHHVFQLDLAHLESSRTALAHAANFLRAGCTG from the coding sequence ATGGCACACGCACACACCGGGCAGCCGAAGAACCGTACGGTCATCGTGCCCATCACGCCGGAAGAAATCAGCCGCGAAGCCGCGCTGCGGGAGCGGTTCGCGCGCTTCTGGGCCGAGACCAAGGGCGCGCCCAGGGACGTCTATGACGTCTTCATCGCCGCCACGCCCATGGCGTCCGGTGCCGCCTGCGAAGCCGTGGAAGAAGAGACTGTCCACGGCTGGTGGATACGCCCGCTGGACGGCGCGGCGCCGCCAGTAGGGCAGGGCTCGGCGATCCTGTACATCCACGGCGGCGGTTATGTGCAGGGCTCCGCCAAGGCCTATCGCGGCTTCGTCAGCCAACTCGTCGCCTTGACCGGCATCCCCGCGCTGGCCATCGATTATCCGCTGGCGCCGGAGGCCACCTTGCCCGCCGCCACATCCGCCGCGCTCGCCGCCTGGGATTGGCTGGTGGCGCGCGGCTGCGAACGGATCGCGATCGTCGGCGATTCGGCGGGTGGCGGGCTGACCTTGTCGACGCTGATCCAGTTGGCGGCCGGCACGGGCCAGGCCCATCGCGACGTCGCGGGTCATGACCACAAGGCCAGGCGCGAACCGCGTCCGGTTGCCGGCGTCGTGTTCTCGCCCTGGACCGATCTGGCTTTCACTGGCGCGTCGATGCGGGATCCCGCCGTGCAGGACCCCCTGATCGGCTTCGATTACCTGCGCGATTGCGCGCGCAAGTACCTGGGCGATGCGCAGCCGCGCGACCCGCTGGCTTCGCCGCTGCATGGCGACCTGCGCGGTCTTCCGCCCCTGCTGATCCAGGTCGGTACCGACGAGCGCCTGCTGGACGACTCCCGCCAGTTCGCCGAACGCGCCGCCGCAGCGGGCGCGCGGGTCGAACTCGAAATCTGGCAGGGCATGCATCACGTGTTCCAGCTGGACCTCGCGCACTTGGAAAGCAGCCGCACCGCGCTCGCGCATGCGGCGAATTTCCTGCGGGCGGGGTGCACTGGCTGA
- the tehA gene encoding dicarboxylate transporter/tellurite-resistance protein TehA, with product MSKASTSRGIPLIPPSFFAIVLGLAGLAGNWRAAHAAWSLPAAVGEALYALAFLAWLAIAVLYGLKWIVAPAVARAEAEHAVQCCFIGLAGVATMLVAQGALPYSRSAAILLFMLGVAATFAFGVWRTGLLWRGGRDHAATTPVLYLPLVAGGFVTGTVSAALGWREWGQMAFGAAFFAWLAIESVLLHRLYTAAPLTPALRPTLGIQLAPPAVGAVCYLSVGGGQPDLFAHMLIGYALLQALLLARMARWIGEQPFSPAYWAFTFGATALAGATVRLSIIDRAGAFATLAPVLFVLANMVVLAIAAGTLRLWVQGRLLPPAAPAPVQTPVQAAEPAAVTSARGDG from the coding sequence ATGAGCAAAGCATCGACATCGCGCGGCATTCCGCTGATTCCCCCATCTTTCTTCGCGATCGTGCTCGGCCTGGCGGGACTGGCCGGGAACTGGCGCGCTGCGCATGCGGCCTGGTCGCTACCGGCGGCGGTGGGCGAAGCGCTCTACGCCCTCGCCTTCCTGGCCTGGCTGGCCATTGCGGTGCTGTACGGACTGAAGTGGATCGTCGCGCCGGCGGTCGCGCGTGCCGAAGCGGAACATGCGGTCCAGTGCTGCTTCATCGGGCTGGCGGGGGTGGCGACCATGCTGGTGGCCCAGGGTGCGTTGCCGTATTCGCGGTCCGCAGCGATCCTCCTGTTCATGCTCGGCGTGGCGGCGACGTTCGCCTTCGGCGTATGGCGCACGGGCCTGCTCTGGCGCGGCGGGCGCGATCACGCCGCCACCACGCCGGTACTGTATCTGCCCCTGGTGGCGGGCGGATTCGTGACGGGCACCGTGTCCGCAGCGCTGGGCTGGCGCGAGTGGGGGCAGATGGCCTTCGGCGCGGCGTTTTTCGCCTGGCTGGCGATCGAGTCGGTGCTGCTGCACAGGCTCTACACGGCGGCGCCGCTGACGCCCGCGCTGCGGCCGACGCTGGGCATCCAGCTCGCCCCGCCGGCCGTCGGCGCGGTGTGCTACCTGTCGGTGGGCGGCGGCCAGCCCGACCTGTTCGCCCATATGTTGATCGGCTACGCCCTGTTGCAGGCGCTGCTGCTGGCGCGCATGGCACGCTGGATAGGCGAGCAACCATTCTCGCCCGCGTACTGGGCCTTTACCTTCGGCGCCACCGCGCTGGCTGGCGCCACCGTTCGCCTGTCCATCATCGATCGCGCAGGCGCTTTCGCGACGCTGGCGCCTGTGCTGTTTGTGCTGGCCAATATGGTGGTGCTGGCCATCGCCGCCGGCACGTTGAGACTATGGGTGCAGGGCAGGCTGCTGCCCCCCGCCGCACCCGCGCCGGTACAAACGCCGGTACAAGCGGCGGAACCCGCGGCCGTCACGTCCGCACGCGGCGACGGTTGA